The Mycobacteriales bacterium genome includes the window GACGGGTTGCGCAGCGCCGCAAAGCTGATTGCGATCGAAATCGAGATCTTCAGTGACAGCTATGAGGAGCTGCCCGGCGGCTGACGGCGCCGTCCGCCGCTGCCGACATCCTTCGCGACCGGACTAAACGGGCCGTCTCGCGTTCACGAGAGACTCCGCCGTCTCGGCCGACGCCTTGACGCGGTCTCGGCATCACTATGGGCAGTGTCCCTGCTCAGGACCTCCCGCCATACCGCCCGATGAGCGCCTCGAGCATTCTGAGGACTCGTTCGGTGTTCTCACCAGGGATCGAGTGCATCGGTATCGCACAGTCGCGGAGCGACTCGATCTCCGCCGCGACGCGCTCGACGTAACGTTCGCCGCCCACCCGTTCGAGCTCAGCCGCCAAGACCGAGGCAAGTGAGTCCTCACTGACCTCGTGCGCCGAGTTGTCGGAAAGCCGCGCGCGCAGCCGGCGCCAGCACTCCGACGAAGGCACATCGAGGACGACGTGCAATGCCTCGCCACCGGCGTCATCAGCCTCGTTCGCGAACCCGAGGAAGTCATCGACGTCGTACAGCAGCTGCGGGATCACCACGACTCCGCCGCCGCCAACCACCTCACGGATGATCGCGTGGACGATCGGCCGAGTGATCTGCCCAGCCCCCGCGAAGTCGGCCGACCAGCCACCGACGAACGTACGAAGCACATCGACATCCAGCAGGAACCATCCGGGCCGACTCGACACCAGCCGCCGTGCGACGGTCGACTTGCCGCTGCCGGGTGCTCCGTTGATGAACACCGCCAACCCGGACTCGCTCATCTGCGACGGACCCGAGACCACATCTAGCCCGAGTGCCCGGCTACTTGACCCCGAGTAGGTCGATGACGAAGACGAGGGTCTGCCCCGACAGCCGGTGCCCG containing:
- a CDS encoding AAA family ATPase, with product MSESGLAVFINGAPGSGKSTVARRLVSSRPGWFLLDVDVLRTFVGGWSADFAGAGQITRPIVHAIIREVVGGGGVVVIPQLLYDVDDFLGFANEADDAGGEALHVVLDVPSSECWRRLRARLSDNSAHEVSEDSLASVLAAELERVGGERYVERVAAEIESLRDCAIPMHSIPGENTERVLRMLEALIGRYGGRS